CATGATACCTCTTCTGCTGTGGGGAGAATGTAGTTTACTTTTcttactgtgtttattttttgttgttgttttgtcttatAGGAGCTAAAATAACCCAAACATCAAGTCTGGTACtgaaagaagatggagaagCTACTCTGAAATGCAGTCAAAACGATAATCACAATTATATGTCCTGGTATCTGGAACAGCCAGGGAAGGGGCTGCAATTACTCTATTATTCCATCGGTGAAAATCAGGAAGCTGTGGGTGATACTCACACTGGATACAAAGCTAAGCGGTTAAATCTCTCAGACTTCTATTTAGATATTGTATCTGTGAAGATGAACCATTCAGCTGTCTATTTCTGTGCCAGCAGTTTGGACACAACACTTCAAAGTCACTTGCTTTCTTTACATAAACTCTTCTCTCCAGCACCTTCCCTCAGGAGGGAGCAGCTCTCAGCACAGGAAAATGGCATGTAGGCCAATAGCCTATTCAAAAACCGTATGTTGCTGAGGAGTTGGACTAGAAGAGGTAAAGAAGGTGAAGTTTAATTGCTGAACTCTTTCTGGATCACCTGTTGATTCTCTATCGCATTAGAACAATCATTAAAGATTGTTAATCAAATCCAGacataaaatgaaggaaatggaaaCTGCCATCTACACATTGACAAATTATTGTCCCACAGaccattttcttcctgatgcaGAACAGTTAATTGAAATATCCATACATATAAGTCAGAAATACTTTGGAGACAATGATTTGTATGTGCATTCTAATGCCGCTCTGGATATTATCATGCAGTGAAAGTCACAGTGATTTTCACTGTGCTTGGTAAGGTTACCCtaaacagaagaaatcaatAGAATTAAGACTGTCAAAAGTAATGAGGACAGGTCTGAACAAAATATGATATAAGAAAAGAAGCTAAGTAGAACTAACATGCTACAGATTGGCTTAAAATGGCAAAACAGCCATTACAGTGTTCGGTAAGTGTAGACACATTCCTGATAAGTTACAGGTGCATGGAGGCCATAGAGAGAGAGATGGCGTAAAGTAGTATGCAACTTAGAATGAATtcacattcaagaaaaaaacagatttctgtttattCAGCTTACTGCCAGCTATATTCTGAAGCACGTGTTACATCTGTCCCTTTATTCCTCATACTTATGTTTTGTTACACACTGATAAGATGCAAGACGATCTATGTTCATTTGGTTTATTCCTTATTTGTGGATTAgttgtgagttttttttttctcccaggcaACTTGTTCAAAGACCCTAAGATGTTTTTGAATTTGAGCTAAGCCCTAAGCATccatattttgaagaaaaaaaaaaaagtagaaggaTGAAGAAGCAGAATGTGAATGTAATTTTATCTACTGCAAGATTTCTCcctgatgaaatatttcataccTGCCACAAAGAGTCTTATGGCTCCCACACACAAAGACTTACCAGTGTATTTCCAGTTAAAACACATAAAGCAGCACCCCTCTCCCAGATAGTGGTGTTAATGCTTTTTTGAATGGACTGATCATAGCATGAGGTACTCGTTGGTGTAAGCATTAAATTATGATGTTATAACAACATGTCCTAAATTCTTAATGTAAGAAGAATAATCTGTTTCCActcagaggttaaaaaaaaaaaaaagttggaaaatcTTAAAGAAAGGACATAGAATGcaaccaataaataaatacagactCAGCATACACATTCTGACATTATTCTTATTCCAATTTGAATTATGTTAAATTATATTGTAAGTGCTTTAGGGCAAAGGAGTATTTATCAGCTGTCATAACATGTTGaacataaataaacacaacTTTCACACAATTTTACCAAACTTGTTGAACCTTTATGACAAATTTTGTTATTGATTGCTAGGTCGCATTTCTTCATTGGGAAAGGAACTATTGTATTACATGTACATCCCCTGGTTTTTCACCAGGTGAAAGAACCTTTATCTGAGTCATTTAAACACCAATTGACTGACTAGGGAGCAGCTTTGCGGGAAAGCAATTCAACATGAGTAAGCAGTGAGACTTTCAGTTAATTGAATGCTAATTACATTTTTGGTTGCATTAGCAAGAATGCAGTTAGTATATTGAAGCACTTGCAGGGTTGTATTTGTCTCTACTGTCCATACACCCCAACTCACCCTGTCCCAGCCCCCATGCAATGGAGATATCAACAAATTGGAGAGAGTCCAACCAAGGATCACTAAAATGGTCAGaaggttggaaaagaaacataagAAGAGAGGCTCAGGAAATCAGttttgttcagcttggagacAAGGACACTAAAGGATAGCTAATTGCAtatctctccccccccccccccccccccacccgaGTTGGTGTCTTAGAGGGGCACAGTGAAAGGATAGtggtaaaaaaaatgcagtaaggGAAATTGATTAGACataaagaacaaatgtttttctttaatggtgCTTCAGCACTCAGTTTCTCAGAGAACGTATTAAATCTATGTCCTTGAGGATATCTGGAATTCAGCTGGACAAACCCTTGTACAACATGATCTAGCTTTCAAATTAGCTCTATTTTGAACAGGAATTCAGATTGAGAGACCTACTGAAGtccttttccatcattttttttctacaagtcaatgttttttatcatcttgttttgttgttttgagaCACCTAGAAAACAcgagttattttttttttatgttgcttgtatttttttattgtaggttgtttattgttgttgttattgttttaaattttaaaagcaggtcAGCAACCCTCCCCCACAAACCCacaagtctttattttttttggcatcgAACAACAGAAACTGCAGCTGCACATGCAAAAACATCTACAGACTTCAGTAGCAAGAAGATTGTGTGAGATAAtgagaccaaaaaaaagaaacaaaaaaaacccacagctttCATAAGACCCATATATGTCACTATAGCTGTCCAACTGTAACTTGTTGAACAGACAGCTGTGCCCTATGCCTCATCCTGAGAGGCTGGGGTGGTGCTGCGGTAAGAGAGGCTGGTGAGTTAATGAAACGGTTCTTTTCTGAGTAAATGTCAAACCGCATCCTGTTTTGGCTAAAACTCAACTGCTGTTCCCTTAAAGAGATATTCGAACACGTTTAGTCACTTCATCTCTGaggaggacttgggggtgttggttgatgaaaAACTCAACATGAGACAGCAACGTGTGTTTGCAGCctagaaatcacagaatggcttgagttggaagggagcttAAAACTTCTggttccaatccccctgccattggcagggacaccttccactggATCAgattgcccaaagccccatccaacctggccttgaacacttccaggaatggagcatcaacagcttctctgggaaatctgttccagtgcctaaccaAACttatagtgaagaatttcttcctgacgTATTCTACCctcttttcagtttaaaaccattaccactgtcctatcactacagtTCCTTATAAAACATCCCTCTCCAGTTTTCTTGTGGCCCCCTTAGctactggaaggccactataaggtctccccggaaTCTTCTCTTTCTAGACTGAACAACTCCAGATCTctcctgtcttcataggagaggtactccagccctctgatcttcttcatggtcctcctctggactcactccaacagaTCCATGTTGGGGACCTCAGACCTGAATGTAGTACTCTAGGTGGGGtatcacaagagcagagtagagagggagaatcacctctcttgacctgctagctacacttcttttgatgcagcccaggatacagttgactttctgggctgcaagtacaCATCTCTGTGTCATGTTGAGTTTTTCATCAGCCAACACCCCAAAGTACTTCCACACAAGTTTGCTCTCGATTCATTCATCCCCCACTCTGTACTGATGTCTGGGATTGTGCTTTCTCTCTTGCCCCGCAAACccttccccccctctccccctactttctcctctccctcactctcctcctctctccctctctcttcctctgtccccatcccaactctctccctctccctctccctctccctctccctctccctctccctctccctctccctctccctctccctctcctctccctctccctctccctctccccctttcgtcctcccctccctccccccctccccccttccctcccactcccccttccctctccctccttcttccttccttccttccttccttccttccttccttccttccttccttccttccttccttccttccttccttccttcccccccagGCTGAGATATAGAGACTTCCTTTTATGCCCTATGCAATTTAAATATACCATGAGAACATGATCTGGAGTACCACATTGCTCCAATAAGTAGAGGTCATCTTTGTTCAGTTGTATATTCTCCCTAGAGCGAATTGTATCCATTCAGTTCTTTGAGAACAGTAGAAATCAGTTGTGTCATCCTATCATAGCTTATAAAGGAAATTACAGAGAAGTTTATTAAAGATAGACTTTTATCAAAAGataatttgaaaacaagcaaaaatagAAGTATATAGCCAAATCGCTGTTGTCCTGCCTTTGTTAGTATAGAAGGCTGGTTCCTGAAGCAAATGAGGACTTGTGTTCAAAGATTTGAAGCTTGCATCATATGTCCGTCTTCCTCTTCAGGGCAAAGCATATCTAGAATATTTACTgcataaagaaggaaaagagattaAGGATGTGCCACTGAAATTACTGAAGTCCAAGCAATGTTTCTTATGTAAATTCTTTCtctgagagagaaaggaagaaagggactAATCAAGTTTTCCACAGTTCAGTCTACAAATACTTAAATTCTTGCAATGGATAAAAGAACTAGGTGGTTTTGtttacaacaacaaaaggatTTAGAATACATTATGTATCTAGATGGAAAGTGATTATTTGTGTTTAAGTAATAAAGTCgataggaaggaaggaagcagggaaggaggagggtaGAGATAGTGGgtagaagggaggaagggaaggaaaaatggaaggaagaacggaaagaaggaaggaaggaaggaaggaaggaaggaaggaaggaaggagagttttcaggaaggaaaaaacttCAGAGGAAGTTTTCAACAACAAATCAATGCTGCTCACAAACATGGCTTTAAAGAACCATtacctttttccccttcctgttcCCCCATTGATTaaattctcttccattttttcttggagttataggtttttgtttgtttgtttgttttcctcctttgcttttctttgtctaTCCTACTGTTCTCTGTGTTGTTTCACACTTTAATTgctctttattcttttctttaaagacacCATAGATTTTGGTAATATTTAGTTCATTGCCTACCTCCCTGCcatctttccctctttttgtcTGGAGACCTTCCCTCCatcctcaatatttttttctcttgaaaatgaTGAGACACACAATATAATTTAGGAGAGGTGGGTTTGTATAAATATCAACTGCATGACCTCATTTTGCCCAGATGGGTCTCCTGTACAGTTAGAATGAATTAGGACAAATGTGTACAGAGTAAAAGAACTCTGTTCCTTACCTTGGACCTAAGCATCATCCCCGCTACAAATATCCCATACAAAATGCTCTTCAAAATAAGCATGATGTACAAAAACTTCCCAGCTGTAGCACTTCTTTGatagttttctgaaaagtaggagaaaaagaagaaaataaaaaccaacagagaaaacaaacttttttacAAAACTTTCCTGGGCAAGGACATTATTATTTCAACCTGCTGATTAGGAAAACTTGTGCAATGCTCATTTGCACAAGTTATAACTTGGCTGCCCTTAGCTTAAATATCATCTTAATCATTAATTGTATTAGATTTCTCACATTCACAGTGGTGGGACTGATTAGGAGCTGATCTGAAGAAATAGAGTTTGGAAGCATCAAATGAAATTGTATTTGGAGTCTTTCACATGGGAATACAATTTATTCTGATTCTGCATTATATTTAAGGAGACGACATGCTGCAGAATGTCTTTGCTGTCAGTGACCTACCAAGTGTTCTGACTTCTCACTAGAAAATCAGCATCCAGCTTTATGCTATGAGCAGCTGTGCCACAGTGAGAGATATTTTTATGCCAAAATGTTGAGTTTTAGCAGCCAGTCTCATGGAATGTTTAATGAGAACAGACAGAATTGGATGTTCACACATATACAGTAGAACGTGAATGTATATGTCCACATATGTACTTGCTTGTGTACACAGGCATAAACTACCATGCCTGACAGGAAAAACAATCACAGGGACACACTGAGACACTTGTACACAGGACACATCTCTCATTGCACACATGAGCGTTTGTGTAAAGTAACAGACACTTtgtcaagagaagaaaaaatcagtcatttagCTTACCTTT
This is a stretch of genomic DNA from Cygnus atratus isolate AKBS03 ecotype Queensland, Australia chromosome 1, CAtr_DNAZoo_HiC_assembly, whole genome shotgun sequence. It encodes these proteins:
- the LOC118247546 gene encoding uncharacterized protein LOC118247546, which translates into the protein MYDTILSGRKTSTRASLKASVCFRQIHLKQCVCLRFHTGRSLVFSIDVAATDVFAIGLREACETDLHKSLIRPCSLPTEAEMGMWTAWCVATFFFGARAKITQTSSLVLKEDGEATLKCSQNDNHNYMSWYLEQPGKGLQLLYYSIGENQEAVGDTHTGYKAKRLNLSDFYLDIVSVKMNHSAVYFCASSLDTTLQSHLLSLHKLFSPAPSLRREQLSAQENGM